The DNA sequence CTGGAAGCGATGATTTCTTCATTAAGTGTATATAGCTCAAGGGCTCGATTGACGCTGGATAGGAATCTTTTGATGACAACCGGCTTCGTGAGATAGTCTACCGCTCCAAGTTTCATGCACTCAATTGCCGTCTCAATCTGTTGTTCGGCCGTAACAACAATTACCGAGATTCCCAGGTTTTTCCTTGAAATCTCTTCGAGCAGAGTAATCCCTGAAATCTTAGGCATCATTAGGTCAAGAACAATCACAGCAGTTGAGAAGTTTTCGATGTGCCTGAGGAGGTCTCGACCATCATTGAAGGTTATTACATGCTTCATCCCAACACTTCTCAGGAACGATTCAAGTAATTCAAGGGCTTGAGGATCATCATCTACGAGGACCACCGGCAAATCATGGAAATTTTCTGGAATCATTAATCTCCTCACAGCTAACTATCGAAAATTTATCTAAATCTTATCAAAAAAAATTGTCTCTGCATTCAGCTGACCAGGGATAATAAAATATGCTGCAACCGGCCTTAAGCCGAGGCCAAGGCAATGTCAGGTGATGGAAATATCGGCACTGCTTTCCCATAAACCGTGCAAGTTGCAGCGCTGCCTTGCTACAAGAGTAATCTTCCCGCTCGGCGCCGCATCTTTCGGTATGGCAATGGTGAAGACAGCTTTTGGTTTCATAAAACCACGTGATTGAAATTCCAGGCGCCCGGCCGGTTCATTTCCAATGGAAAGCTCAATATATTCAATCCAATGACTGGGCCCCATTGGGTGCAAGTTTTCCCCAACCATGATCTCAACGGTAAAGGGTTCACCGGATTTTGCCGATATTGGTGCCAAAATAGCAGGGGAGTGACTTTTTTCAAGCCCGGTTTTTTTTGCGTGATCCTTCACACGGTTTATCCCGTCAAAAAGCAGTTGGTCCACCGCCGGCTGAAAGAAATAGCTCGTGGCAGAGACCTGCGAAGCAACTCCTGTGACAAATGACGCCGTAACTGCTTGCAAAAGAAATGTGCGGCGATCCATAAAATTCCCTCCCTTGATACATAAATTTTAACTACTGAGCTTCAGCACATTGTCTGCCAAGATTATGCAAAGTGTTGGCTTGAACTTCAGATTGGCATGTAAATTGAGGATGTTAATACGTTTTATCAGGATCTGATGTTTAGCTGAGCGGCTTATCAGTTGATTATTCAGAATAATCATTAATGTTAAAATAATTTACCTGCAACATTTATTGCAACTCCCAATTGAACATATTGAGCTAGTTATCAATAATTAACTGACTGAAAGATTTATTGCACAAGCAAATTATGTTTCATGTTTGCATCAAGGCCTCAGCCGGAGAATAGTATGTCACTTAAAAAACAGCTGCTTGTAGGATTAATTCTGGGGATGGCAGGCTTTGCCGGGAATTGGTTCAAGTATTCACTTTTCCTGAA is a window from the Geoanaerobacter pelophilus genome containing:
- a CDS encoding class II SORL domain-containing protein, giving the protein MDRRTFLLQAVTASFVTGVASQVSATSYFFQPAVDQLLFDGINRVKDHAKKTGLEKSHSPAILAPISAKSGEPFTVEIMVGENLHPMGPSHWIEYIELSIGNEPAGRLEFQSRGFMKPKAVFTIAIPKDAAPSGKITLVARQRCNLHGLWESSADISIT